AGTCGCGTGCGACATAGGAGCGTCTACGGGGGGATTCACGGATTTTCTCCTCCAGTGTGGGGCAAAGAAAGTGTACGCTGTGGATGTGGGATACGGCCAGCTTCACTGGAAATTGAGAAACGACCCCCGGGTTGTTGTGATGGAAAAGGTGAACGCTCGCTATTTAACTCCTGAAGATCTAGGGGAGAAAGTGGATGTTGTAACCTGCGATGTGTCTTTCATCTCTCTGGAAAAGATCATCCCTGCCATTTCCAGGATACTGAAGAACACCGGTGATGCTGTTTTGCTCGTAAAACCTCAGTTCGAAGCTCCAAGAAGATTCGTAAAAAGGGGTATCGTAAAAGATCCTGATGTCCACCTTGAAGTACTGGGGGAAATACGAAAGAGATTAATCGAAAACGGTTTTATTTTGAAAGGATGCTGTTTTTCAAAAATCAAAGGAACGGAAGGGAACATAGAGTACTTTTTCTGGGTCAAAAAGGAAGGGGAGAACGCTGAGATAGATCTGAAAAATATTGTAGAACAAGCCTGGAGGTTTTTTGGGGAGAGGGAAAGATGAAGAAAACAGTATTTTTTCTGCTTTTAATAGCTTCTCTGTCTTTTTCAGTACCTGTTCTGCAGAACTACGATTACTTTATCCATATAAAGAATACCGGAGAGTTCTACTCGGCTTTGAAAGAACTGCCGCTCTTTGAATTTTTGTTCTCGAAAGGTGTCGGTTACGAAGAAACAGTTGTGAAATGGGTGGAAAGTCGATTGAACGATCCTGAAGAGTTCTTTCAGGGCATTTCAAACGAGATAGTGATCTGCGGAAAGGAAGATATTTCGAACCTCTTCACTCTGGATATCAACGATATTCTCTCCTTACCAGAAAAAATAGATGGATTCATAGCCTTCAAGACAACGGCTCCAGAAAGGTTCATTGAGGATTTTGCAAAGGTGATGGATCGCACCTTCATCAAAAGTGATGATCTCTTTGTTCTGGGAAACAACACACCTCTTTTCTCGAAAATATCAGGA
The sequence above is a segment of the Thermotoga sp. Mc24 genome. Coding sequences within it:
- a CDS encoding TlyA family RNA methyltransferase, coding for MADKKRLDQLVLERGLVESREKAKTLIMAGKVLVNGEKVTKASKLVPEDADVELLEEPKYVSRGGYKLESAFESFKIDVSGKVACDIGASTGGFTDFLLQCGAKKVYAVDVGYGQLHWKLRNDPRVVVMEKVNARYLTPEDLGEKVDVVTCDVSFISLEKIIPAISRILKNTGDAVLLVKPQFEAPRRFVKRGIVKDPDVHLEVLGEIRKRLIENGFILKGCCFSKIKGTEGNIEYFFWVKKEGENAEIDLKNIVEQAWRFFGERER